GTGCGGGTCGAACTGCGGGCGCGAGACGACGTGCTGGTCCCGGGACAGACCGTACTCGTCGAAGCGCGCCGGACGGCAAGCACATCATCTTCTCGTCGAACAAGAACAACTGCGACAGCCGGGAATTCGACCTGTTCCTGATCGGCACCGACGGTTCGGGCCTGCGCCAGGTGACCGAGTTCGGCGGCTTCACGTCGTTCGCCGAGTTCTCGCCGGACGGTTCGCAGCTGGTGTTCTCGTCCGACCGCGATGCCAGTTCGCGCTACGAGTTCAACATCTTCGTGGCGGACTGGAGCGGTCCCGGCGCCAAGCCCTGATCAGCGCTCGAAATCGCGCTCGAGCGCCTCGATGTCGTCGGCTAGCTGGAGCGCCCGCCTGCGCAATTCCGCCAGGCGGCGGGCGACCGTACGGATCGGCGGCTCTGTAGCTTCGGCGACGGGCTGTCCCGCCTCGGCATCGGCCGAGGCAAGCAGAGCAGCAGCGTCTTCGGCCTCTAAGTCGCCCAGAGTGGCCAGCGCTTCCTCGAAGGTGTCCTCGTACACCAGCCTCTCGCCCATCGCGAGCACGACCTTGCGCAGCTGCGGCATGCGAGCCGCCTCGGCTTGGATGTAAATCGACTCCACATAGAGGAAATTCTCCCCAACGGGCATGGCGATCATCTCGCCGCGCAGCACGCGGGAGCCCTGCTGGTTCCAGAGCGTCAGGTCGCGGGCGATCTGCTGCTCTTGGTTGATTTGCGCTTCGATCTGGTTCGGTCCGTAGACAAGCTGCTGCTTGGAAAGCTGATAGAAGATCAGCTCCCCGAGCCGATCGCCGTCGCAGCGGGCCGCCATCCAGCCGTTGAGATTGTCCTTGTTGCGCGGTGTGAACGGCAGCATCAGCAGGAACTCCGGCTCGGT
This is a stretch of genomic DNA from Candidatus Palauibacter polyketidifaciens. It encodes these proteins:
- a CDS encoding UPF0182 family protein, producing the protein ATDPIIQSYARVFPNLFQPMEAMPASIREHARYPELIFDIQAELYRTFHMRDPTVFYNREDIWDVGRSLAGDTGAAERMKPTYIVATLPGETEPEFLLMLPFTPRNKDNLNGWMAARCDGDRLGELIFYQLSKQQLVYGPNQIEAQINQEQQIARDLTLWNQQGSRVLRGEMIAMPVGENFLYVESIYIQAEAARMPQLRKVVLAMGERLVYEDTFEEALATLGDLEAEDAAALLASADAEAGQPVAEATEPPIRTVARRLAELRRRALQLADDIEALERDFER